TGTTGATTACGAATTGAAGTCCTGCATTGTCGGTGAGGGTAACGGTTTGTGGACTACAGGAAGGCATCAGCACCTTCATGTTGCATTGTATTCGAGTGGAATTGGATGAACGTTTCAAACCGTAATGTTCGGGAACGCTTGCTTCAAAACCTCGTCTTTACCTGCTGTGACTATATCAAATGCCGACTTTAGTTCTTCGGGAATAGACATTGGTCTGCCGGTGGCGAGATTTACAAAAACCCATAGCGTTTCGGCCTCTGCAAGAATTTTTTTATCTCTTGCCCTCCAAAACAAGTATTTCCGCGGATGACTTTTCTTACTGACACCACTAATCCAAGTAATAATTG
Above is a window of Deltaproteobacteria bacterium DNA encoding:
- a CDS encoding acyl-CoA thioesterase, whose protein sequence is MAGIYVKNLTVSEKSIDLNRHVNNLEYLRWMMEASLEHSIARGWPMERYVSSGSSWVIRSHYIKYLSPAFLGDSISIITWISGVSKKSHPRKYLFWRARDKKILAEAETLWVFVNLATGRPMSIPEELKSAFDIVTAGKDEVLKQAFPNITV